The genomic window GGGATACGTTCTGGAAACCGGCAGGATAGTTTTAGAGGATGCGGCTTCAAATCTTTTAAATAATCAGCAGGTGAAAGAAGCATATCTTGGGGGATAACAAGGTTCAAAGGTTCAAAGTGAAAAAAATGACGGATGACGAATGACGAATAAAGAAATATAAGAAGTGAGAAGGAAGACGTAAGACGATTGTAACGTCGGGTTTTATGCCCGATGAATTTTTTTATATACAAAAGCAACTGTTGTATTCCGATGAAAGGTCAAATGGTAACGCCTGACCATGGTGTTGTGCGTTTTTTTGTAGCGGAAACCTTCAGGTTTCCATATTAAAAAAGTGGAAGGCTGAAGCCTTCCACTACAGTTTTTCAAATAACATTGGTGGAACAGACATCTTGTCTGTTCGGTCAGGCAGGATGCCTGACCCACCAAAGATGTACCATCGGGTCACCCCTACTGTTTATGTCACCCTGACACTTTTTCCAAAGCTGAATTGAAAAAATCGAAATCTTGTTTTCTGAATAACACAAAATGAACTTCTTTTACGGATTTTCCCTCGATAAAAAATCTGACTGCTGCATTAATCGTCACCTTCGCACATCTATCCATGGGAAACCCGCCCACTCCTGTCCCTAAGGCAGGAAAGGCAATTGAGCTTAATTTTAGTTCTTCTGCTCTTTTTAAACTGTTCCAGGTGGCAGCTCTTATATGTTTCTCGTCTGTCCGCAAGTCCTGTCCCATCACTGCGGCGTGGATTACATATTTTGCTTTCAGTTTCCCGGCAGAGGTAATAACTGCTTCGCCAATCGGAATCGGTCCTTTTGCAATTGCCTCTTTTTCGATTTCAACTCCACCCTTCGTTTTTATTGCTCCAGCCACGCCTGAGCCCATCCAGAGATGATCGTTAGCGGCATTGACAATGGCATCTGTTTCTGAATCAGTGATGTCGCCTTGGATTAAAACTATTTTTTTGCCGTCGAAGGTTTTCTCTATTTTCATGATTTGATTCATTTCGTGTTTGTCAGGTCCCCTGACCTGGCAAGAGAGAGTCCTGCGTCGGGTCTGGGGACCCGACGGGCACTGGATTTTGCAAAATGCACGCGGGTGGAGACAAGCTCCACCCCTACGCGAACTTTCTGTGGTTCTCTTAAACCTTGAACGTTTGAGCCTTTAAGCTTTTGAGCTTTTCTTTATTCCGTTTTGAATTCCTCTTCCAGTGCCTTTTGTGCCTCAGGCAGAAGATTTTCCTTGATCACACAGGTGATGGCATGCAAGGAGGTAGAGATAGTGTCTAAATTTATCCCGGCTTTGGAGAGTGCCTTGAAAACTCTGCCGGCAATTCCGGGCTGTTCTGAAAAACCGTGTCCGGTAATGGAGATCAAGGCAATGTTTTCATCGTGAGTGACCTCCTCAGTGCGGACTTTATTCTTCAGGGTGTTTAGAACTCCCAAAAGAGATAAAAGCTCCTTGCGGGAAATCACAAAAGAGATGTCACCTTTCCCTTTTTCAGTCGGGGTGGAAACCACCAGCTCCACGTTAAAGCCCAGCTCCCCTAAAAGCCCGAATATCTCTGCGGCGATCCCGGGCTTGTCCGGAACAGAATGAAACGTAACTTTAGACACATCCGAATTAGGGATTACTTTCATATTGCTCATAAATTTCTCCT from Candidatus Zixiibacteriota bacterium includes these protein-coding regions:
- a CDS encoding ABC transporter ATP-binding protein, producing GYVLETGRIVLEDAASNLLNNQQVKEAYLGG
- a CDS encoding ACT domain-containing protein, which codes for MSNMKVIPNSDVSKVTFHSVPDKPGIAAEIFGLLGELGFNVELVVSTPTEKGKGDISFVISRKELLSLLGVLNTLKNKVRTEEVTHDENIALISITGHGFSEQPGIAGRVFKALSKAGINLDTISTSLHAITCVIKENLLPEAQKALEEEFKTE
- a CDS encoding macro domain-containing protein → MKIEKTFDGKKIVLIQGDITDSETDAIVNAANDHLWMGSGVAGAIKTKGGVEIEKEAIAKGPIPIGEAVITSAGKLKAKYVIHAAVMGQDLRTDEKHIRAATWNSLKRAEELKLSSIAFPALGTGVGGFPMDRCAKVTINAAVRFFIEGKSVKEVHFVLFRKQDFDFFNSALEKVSG